From a single Methanomicrobium sp. W14 genomic region:
- a CDS encoding flippase activity-associated protein Agl23: protein MRAANFSSQFEKIAKFFTTERTLLLLFVIALLLRFLFLDLKLLHHDESIHAWFSLRLLEYGTYSYDPTYHGPFLYYVTAGVFSLLGASDLTTRIVPSLLGSLVILLVYPIYKLGYLDRAQTIIVALFLAISPDMVYFSRFLRNDIFIVFFTLVLLIALLYYIERKELKYAVLAAVAAGLSMSCKENVPIIILIFGIYLLYIVLKKKFVLPKRWILHLAVFVFVTAGIMAAFYSSFGMQPEVLLNGPYDALSHWIAMHEEQRLGGPFYFYIILFLLYELPIFILAVSGVLDFVRFKTKKSELLADDFFEEPEVSVEPAEYVSSDLLASGELNEDTGEGPKTGVDRAEEASLTYPAEAVDTVDKESSPGCVADSLCESVLNKKKDPSEPKPVNTKNREFTRFCIFWMLTSLVVYAYIGEKVPWLILHQLLPMIFVSVYCLRRWKIWLTCAGVLFLIVMTMHVAFTPADISEPIVQVQNSEDLRDVMKYMDSAQHVVLGNDVEWPFVWYYMQKSSPELTYYGDSGYDSDVGPENFDVIILHDTESVDEIPGFTKYTYKRGYWINVYGLIKSPSAGGSVTGAGYWEIVFDDMKKLVSYYFTRNTDLGSLNIDVFVKNNTSVQ from the coding sequence TTGAGAGCCGCAAATTTTTCCTCTCAATTCGAGAAAATAGCAAAATTTTTCACAACTGAGAGGACTTTGCTGTTATTATTTGTTATTGCGCTTTTGCTGCGTTTTTTGTTTCTTGATTTGAAACTGCTCCATCATGACGAGTCTATCCATGCGTGGTTTTCACTTAGACTGCTTGAATACGGGACATACTCATACGATCCTACATATCACGGACCTTTCCTGTATTATGTAACGGCAGGCGTCTTCTCGCTTCTGGGAGCAAGTGACCTGACCACAAGGATTGTGCCTTCACTTCTCGGAAGTCTGGTCATACTTCTGGTATATCCAATATACAAACTCGGATATCTGGACAGGGCGCAGACAATCATTGTAGCCCTGTTTCTTGCGATATCACCTGATATGGTATATTTCTCAAGATTTTTGAGAAATGACATATTTATTGTTTTTTTCACTCTTGTACTGCTTATCGCACTTCTCTATTATATAGAGAGAAAAGAGCTGAAGTATGCGGTTTTAGCGGCTGTCGCAGCTGGGCTTTCGATGTCGTGCAAGGAGAACGTCCCGATAATAATCCTGATATTTGGAATTTATCTGCTCTATATTGTGCTCAAAAAGAAATTTGTTCTTCCAAAAAGATGGATTCTTCACCTGGCGGTATTTGTTTTTGTAACCGCCGGAATAATGGCGGCATTTTATTCATCCTTCGGGATGCAACCGGAAGTGCTTTTGAACGGTCCTTATGATGCTCTCAGCCACTGGATTGCGATGCATGAAGAACAGCGTCTTGGGGGCCCTTTTTACTTTTATATAATCCTGTTTCTCCTGTATGAGCTTCCGATATTTATACTGGCTGTCTCCGGAGTTCTTGACTTTGTAAGGTTCAAAACAAAAAAATCCGAGCTTTTGGCAGATGATTTCTTTGAGGAGCCGGAGGTTTCCGTGGAGCCTGCGGAGTATGTGTCGTCAGATCTGCTGGCTTCGGGTGAACTGAACGAAGATACAGGCGAGGGGCCAAAAACCGGCGTGGACAGGGCCGAAGAGGCTTCTTTAACTTATCCGGCAGAGGCCGTGGATACTGTGGATAAGGAGAGCAGCCCTGGATGTGTCGCTGATAGTCTCTGTGAATCTGTCCTGAATAAGAAGAAGGATCCGTCAGAGCCAAAGCCGGTAAACACTAAAAACCGTGAGTTCACGCGTTTCTGTATCTTCTGGATGCTGACGTCCCTTGTGGTCTATGCATATATCGGGGAAAAGGTGCCGTGGCTGATACTTCACCAGCTTCTGCCTATGATCTTTGTGTCAGTTTACTGCCTTCGCAGGTGGAAAATATGGTTAACGTGTGCAGGGGTATTGTTCCTGATTGTTATGACAATGCATGTTGCTTTTACACCTGCGGACATAAGTGAACCTATCGTGCAGGTCCAGAACTCCGAAGACCTCCGCGATGTCATGAAATATATGGATTCGGCGCAGCATGTTGTATTAGGAAACGATGTCGAGTGGCCATTTGTGTGGTATTACATGCAGAAGTCTTCACCTGAACTCACTTACTATGGAGATTCCGGCTATGACAGTGACGTGGGCCCTGAAAATTTTGACGTTATAATACTGCATGATACCGAAAGCGTTGATGAAATACCGGGATTCACGAAGTATACGTACAAAAGAGGCTACTGGATAAATGTATACGGGCTTATTAAATCACCGTCTGCCGGCGGCAGCGTAACGGGTGCAGGATACTGGGAAATTGTCTTTGACGATATGAAAAAGCTTGTTTCTTATTATTTCACAAGAAACACTGACCTTGGAAGCCTCAACATAGACGTATTCGTAAAAAACAACACATCAGTGCAGTGA
- a CDS encoding aldo/keto reductase encodes MLYRINPKTGDKLSALGFGAMRLPIKDDGRIDEQTASEMIRYAIENGVNYIDTGYDYHKGESESFIGRALKGGLREKVFLATKLPSWHVESKEDMKKILDEQLSRLQTGYIDYYLLIALSKTRWRKLFDLGVTDFLDEAKRKGAIKHAGFSFHGDFNLFRKILDSYDWDICQVQYNYLDEDFQAGTKGLEYARKKGIGVAAMMPLRGGHLAGNIPDDINGMLKKVDSNRSPAEWGYKWVLNRPEISVMLSGMSTPEQAKENVRVASESEPLSMTYKELELVSDVAEILRKKMRINCTNCGYCMPCPEGVDIPACFTHYNSSFLFNDFETANFYYHSMLKPESNGTGAASMCTRCGRCLEMCPQGINIAEMLSEVENYFSDSRQTIPAEARENYVQE; translated from the coding sequence ATGCTGTACAGAATCAACCCTAAAACAGGTGATAAACTATCTGCATTAGGTTTTGGAGCAATGCGCCTTCCGATTAAGGACGACGGGAGAATAGACGAACAGACTGCTTCTGAAATGATCAGATATGCTATAGAAAACGGCGTAAATTATATAGATACAGGGTATGACTATCACAAAGGAGAAAGTGAATCATTCATCGGACGCGCCCTAAAAGGCGGCCTGCGCGAAAAAGTATTCCTTGCAACGAAGCTTCCGTCATGGCATGTGGAATCAAAAGAGGATATGAAAAAAATCCTTGATGAACAGTTATCGAGACTTCAGACAGGTTATATCGATTATTATCTTTTGATTGCACTTTCAAAAACAAGATGGAGAAAACTTTTTGATTTGGGCGTTACGGATTTTCTGGACGAGGCAAAAAGGAAAGGTGCCATAAAGCACGCAGGGTTCTCTTTTCACGGTGATTTCAATTTATTCAGGAAGATTCTTGATTCATACGACTGGGACATATGCCAGGTACAGTACAATTACCTTGACGAAGATTTTCAGGCAGGGACAAAGGGGCTGGAGTATGCACGCAAAAAAGGCATAGGTGTTGCAGCCATGATGCCTCTTCGCGGAGGTCATCTCGCAGGAAATATTCCCGATGATATAAACGGGATGTTAAAAAAAGTTGACAGCAACAGAAGTCCTGCTGAATGGGGCTATAAATGGGTGCTCAACCGTCCCGAGATATCCGTTATGTTGAGCGGAATGAGCACTCCCGAACAGGCAAAGGAGAATGTCAGGGTTGCGTCGGAAAGTGAGCCCCTCTCCATGACGTACAAGGAGCTGGAGCTTGTATCGGACGTTGCAGAGATTCTAAGGAAAAAAATGAGGATCAACTGCACAAACTGCGGCTACTGCATGCCGTGCCCCGAAGGGGTTGACATTCCCGCGTGCTTTACCCATTACAACAGCTCTTTTCTCTTCAACGATTTTGAAACCGCAAATTTCTACTACCACTCAATGCTAAAACCTGAATCAAACGGCACAGGTGCCGCATCGATGTGTACAAGATGCGGAAGGTGCCTTGAAATGTGCCCGCAGGGCATAAATATAGCTGAAATGCTTTCAGAAGTGGAAAATTACTTCAGTGATTCCAGGCAGACCATCCCGGCCGAAGCTCGGGAAAATTATGTACAGGAATAA
- a CDS encoding polymer-forming cytoskeletal protein, whose protein sequence is MDKGKGDWLWQCTVPEGTQLLEHTLKTDRSIIIGDKSRIDYGLSGDEVIVSEFCQIKGNIETENDLRIDNWTEITGDVTSNGNAYIGEGVKISGRLKVLGDLDLGDNVQIDSGFEARGWISIRNPLPVIAYIVLYLVTLLGLEKEEEINAFLQKLFSDDDEDEKPLPLIIPPSSTLNMEVFSVISPMHIGQGCRLHGNIRAKSVVVEKNNTIFGSLSAEDDVKICKDSTVHGAVSSGGGDIEIEPGVHVLGDVRCQSLLLDEDSILDGTIRAPGGVKIVRKKQ, encoded by the coding sequence ATGGACAAGGGGAAAGGAGACTGGCTGTGGCAGTGCACGGTTCCCGAAGGCACGCAGCTTTTGGAGCACACGCTCAAAACGGACCGCAGCATAATAATCGGAGATAAAAGCAGAATCGATTACGGTCTGTCAGGTGACGAAGTAATAGTCAGCGAATTCTGCCAGATAAAAGGAAATATCGAAACTGAAAATGACCTTAGGATAGACAACTGGACTGAGATCACAGGAGACGTCACGTCAAACGGCAATGCGTATATCGGGGAAGGAGTAAAGATCAGTGGCCGCCTTAAGGTTCTTGGAGACCTTGATCTGGGAGACAACGTCCAGATTGACAGCGGTTTTGAAGCCCGGGGATGGATTTCCATAAGAAATCCGCTTCCTGTAATTGCATATATTGTTCTGTACCTTGTGACCCTCCTTGGTCTTGAAAAAGAGGAGGAGATAAATGCATTTCTCCAGAAACTTTTCTCTGATGATGATGAAGATGAAAAACCGCTGCCACTTATAATTCCCCCGAGCTCAACTCTTAACATGGAGGTATTTTCCGTTATAAGCCCGATGCATATAGGTCAGGGCTGCCGCCTTCACGGAAACATACGTGCCAAATCTGTGGTTGTTGAAAAAAACAATACTATATTCGGCAGTCTCTCGGCTGAAGACGATGTGAAAATATGTAAGGATTCAACCGTTCACGGTGCCGTCAGTTCCGGGGGCGGTGACATTGAGATAGAGCCCGGCGTTCATGTTCTCGGAGACGTGAGGTGCCAAAGCCTTCTGCTTGACGAGGATTCCATTCTTGACGGAACAATCCGTGCTCCGGGCGGCGTAAAAATTGTGAGAAAGAAACAATGA
- a CDS encoding HEAT repeat domain-containing protein yields MALFDRKENSNRENQTDEIETLMLSLGSKEWKIRENAAVRLTEIGKPAIIHLLKALNSDNSLVRTGAAEVLGTYGEAALPTLLKLVTTGNERVRDGAARAIGQNGDTALNPLKETLNSKNYRARRGAVLSLGYLGYLGTEVEELLVAALEDKNDKVREESAKSLENINWKPKSRVQMALFFNAKNDIESLVKLGKDSLPILQTEVIKGTADKKRGIAEVLSKYNDEQSLILLIKLLEDNDGSVRQKAAEAAGNLRDRRLVPYIVKKLEDSDSYVRMEAVWALDKTGWKPSDNGQKARYLMIKEKWTDLLQMRESALPYLIESLKDQNPGVRLKSAEVLRAMGNIGYSAINDALKSEDKELKKGAIEAAALIKKKNAENLKKKPGKKPRTPDEEVEEQIKRQKESMASKNSAKEDFWAALMRKNGLDEERTVRFSKALSDDNEIIRAAAVESLKNAGEAGIECMKALLSDGKNNVRIAAIESLGDIKATSAASYLVRLTKDKNENVRTASVHSLGQIKEEKTLPAIINLFSDKSLKVRTEASDSAAKFGVITLGILKDVFADQDMTVRMNAIRTISKIDDWSSISQCVRMLNDSEYDVRECAVKALISLSEYLFNPLIDESQRVLIQGTYMEKTGMIAALSGIEDLRAKQALSTFETDDDESIRNHAKQALYGTSGEEKIVPKQEKRPVKDKNSSDKMTAEIRKVISDLKSEDSSVQMKAAEKVFIIGEDMIEPLIEELAESGENPSFQNFVAEILTGLGDRAIQGLIKSLKDGNTGTKIIAAQSLGKIPEKVTIDALCETLYKEEIPEVRKVAAESLGFMGDHRSVDALIFASKEDNPAVKSAAIRSLGYINDSKAVKPLINVLEEGNEQVNRLAVESLKSFGKDAIEGLTEELGSVNCHNRPAVAHALDEMNWVPETEESISLYLIAKKHWKELEKIGKPAIKPLSYAVFDEDINTRLAAVVTLGSIGGEETVPILAKALCDNSQVVRKEAETAIISIGRRAVPVLENIVANAENPTQRTFTMNILRKIES; encoded by the coding sequence ATGGCCCTTTTTGATCGAAAAGAAAACAGCAACAGGGAAAACCAGACCGATGAAATTGAGACGCTGATGCTGTCGCTTGGATCAAAAGAATGGAAAATACGTGAAAATGCCGCAGTACGTCTCACTGAAATAGGAAAACCAGCAATAATACATCTTTTAAAGGCACTCAACTCCGACAATTCCCTTGTAAGGACAGGTGCAGCGGAAGTTCTTGGTACTTACGGGGAGGCCGCACTTCCGACACTTCTGAAACTTGTAACAACAGGAAACGAACGTGTAAGAGACGGTGCCGCACGCGCAATCGGCCAGAACGGAGATACAGCATTAAATCCGCTAAAAGAAACACTGAACAGCAAAAATTACAGGGCAAGAAGAGGTGCCGTATTATCACTCGGCTACCTCGGATATCTGGGTACAGAAGTTGAAGAACTTCTGGTGGCAGCACTTGAAGACAAAAATGACAAAGTACGTGAAGAATCTGCAAAATCTCTTGAAAATATAAACTGGAAGCCAAAAAGCCGTGTACAGATGGCACTTTTTTTCAATGCCAAAAACGATATTGAGTCACTTGTAAAACTTGGAAAAGACTCCCTGCCAATACTCCAGACCGAAGTCATAAAAGGGACTGCTGATAAGAAAAGAGGCATTGCAGAAGTGCTTTCAAAATACAACGACGAACAGTCTTTAATTCTCCTGATAAAACTTTTAGAGGACAATGACGGGTCAGTCAGGCAAAAGGCGGCAGAGGCGGCAGGAAATCTCAGGGACAGGCGGCTTGTTCCGTACATTGTAAAAAAACTTGAAGACAGCGACTCATACGTCAGGATGGAGGCAGTCTGGGCCCTTGACAAAACAGGCTGGAAACCGTCCGATAACGGGCAGAAGGCAAGGTACCTGATGATAAAGGAGAAATGGACTGATCTTCTCCAGATGAGGGAATCAGCTCTTCCGTATCTCATTGAGTCACTTAAGGATCAAAACCCGGGTGTCAGGCTCAAATCAGCCGAAGTCCTCCGTGCAATGGGAAATATCGGTTACTCTGCAATAAATGACGCACTGAAAAGTGAGGATAAAGAGCTTAAAAAAGGAGCCATTGAAGCAGCAGCTCTCATAAAGAAAAAGAATGCAGAAAATTTGAAGAAAAAGCCGGGCAAAAAACCACGGACCCCGGATGAAGAGGTTGAAGAGCAGATTAAGCGCCAGAAAGAATCCATGGCGTCCAAAAACTCTGCAAAAGAGGATTTTTGGGCTGCTCTTATGCGCAAAAACGGGCTTGACGAAGAAAGGACAGTCCGTTTTTCAAAAGCCCTTTCTGACGACAACGAAATAATCAGGGCTGCGGCTGTAGAAAGCCTTAAAAATGCAGGAGAAGCCGGAATCGAATGCATGAAGGCCCTTCTTTCCGATGGGAAAAATAATGTAAGAATTGCAGCGATTGAGTCTCTTGGCGACATTAAGGCTACAAGTGCCGCTTCTTATCTTGTCAGACTTACAAAGGACAAAAATGAAAATGTGCGGACGGCATCCGTGCATTCACTCGGGCAGATTAAAGAGGAGAAGACACTTCCGGCAATCATAAATCTGTTTTCAGATAAAAGCCTGAAAGTCAGGACAGAAGCGTCGGATTCTGCGGCAAAATTCGGTGTAATAACACTCGGTATTCTGAAAGACGTTTTTGCCGATCAGGACATGACAGTCAGGATGAACGCGATAAGAACAATCAGTAAAATAGACGACTGGTCATCAATATCCCAGTGCGTCAGGATGCTCAACGATTCCGAATACGATGTACGTGAATGCGCCGTTAAAGCCCTCATATCCTTAAGTGAGTACCTGTTCAACCCACTTATTGACGAATCCCAGAGAGTTCTTATCCAGGGAACATATATGGAAAAGACAGGGATGATTGCCGCACTATCCGGAATAGAAGATTTGAGAGCAAAACAGGCTTTGTCAACCTTTGAAACCGATGATGACGAGAGCATAAGAAACCATGCGAAACAGGCCCTTTACGGAACTTCCGGAGAAGAGAAGATTGTCCCGAAGCAGGAAAAAAGACCTGTAAAGGACAAAAATTCATCAGACAAGATGACAGCAGAGATCAGAAAAGTGATATCTGATCTTAAAAGCGAAGACAGCAGTGTTCAGATGAAAGCCGCCGAAAAGGTGTTCATCATAGGTGAAGACATGATAGAGCCCCTTATAGAGGAGCTGGCAGAAAGCGGCGAAAACCCCTCCTTCCAGAACTTCGTTGCGGAAATTCTTACAGGTCTCGGAGACAGGGCAATACAGGGCCTTATAAAATCACTTAAGGACGGGAATACAGGTACAAAAATTATCGCAGCACAGAGCCTTGGAAAGATTCCGGAAAAGGTCACAATCGATGCCCTGTGTGAAACACTGTACAAAGAGGAGATTCCTGAAGTCAGGAAAGTCGCAGCGGAGTCGCTCGGTTTCATGGGTGATCACAGATCTGTTGATGCACTCATATTCGCCTCAAAAGAGGATAACCCGGCCGTAAAGAGTGCTGCAATAAGATCGCTCGGATATATAAATGACAGCAAAGCTGTAAAACCTCTGATTAATGTACTGGAAGAAGGTAATGAGCAGGTGAACAGACTTGCCGTTGAATCTCTTAAGAGCTTTGGTAAGGATGCAATAGAAGGCCTCACAGAAGAATTGGGTTCAGTAAACTGCCATAACAGGCCTGCAGTTGCGCATGCCCTTGACGAGATGAACTGGGTCCCGGAAACAGAAGAGAGCATCTCTTTATACCTGATAGCAAAGAAGCACTGGAAAGAGCTTGAAAAGATAGGTAAACCTGCAATAAAACCTCTTTCATACGCTGTTTTTGATGAAGACATCAATACGAGACTTGCCGCCGTCGTAACACTTGGAAGTATAGGAGGAGAGGAGACAGTGCCCATACTTGCAAAAGCGCTGTGCGACAACTCCCAGGTTGTCAGAAAAGAAGCTGAAACGGCAATAATATCAATAGGCAGAAGGGCTGTCCCTGTCCTTGAAAATATCGTTGCAAATGCGGAGAACCCCACCCAAAGAACTTTCACGATGAATATTCTCAGGAAAATAGAAAGCTGA
- a CDS encoding DUF3656 domain-containing protein — translation MKNRQNNATRNSEDLKIPELLAPVGSKEALSAAVAAGADAVYLSGRKFGARKFAENFDEEGIIEAIDYCHKRGVKVYITLNTLISDAEMADALNEMYFYYAAGADAVLVQDMGLVKASGECIPKLTLHASTQMTINNTPGVVLACRMNLKRVVLSRELSSSGINRIYRDSGICRPELEVFVHGALCFCYSGQCLLSSLIGGRSGNRGMCAQPCRKKYSLVYGKSGSYGKVSSYDNIVSRGLYLMSPKDLCEYDNPGILGNPNISSLKIEGRMKSAGYVAVVVSVYRKALDEISAKRFTPARKDLQNLLFAFNRGFTGGFLADKKGMSMMSVKRPGNLGVYVGEITSCDLRTGNTVIKIKGEVVPEVGDGLTIRSRSSGRDNGLTLRPPFSCKNMHLSFRISYPVYAGDKVYITKRKSVELLAETVAGSEGGVYKKIPVEVNISLDGNRLVVKGRVKIYGHWHEVFCSASFEMEKARKRPVLKDDLKKIFEKTGGTQFFLSSFNIEYGENLFSPLGLLNELRRDFYASVEKKAVDILRPSVEDSERAASNVKSFVAGLKKYGNRPAKEVFLSFYAGNTESVRGAVCGGCKRVYFEPDIVISRENSTNVLIDLLKSAAEICEKDRVLLFWKWPRITDDSYIEFGLDVLGKLPCGLIAGVMAESFGAAYVIKQKFPGITVYGSAGLNIFNSLAAVSASSLFEGVTLSQELSYEGVRELLGRIPDDSGIETELIVQGEVEVMVTEHNLVCNTLDAMKKSSKEPFGDGVSFALRDEIGQFFPVYTDMQGRTHIYNSRETCLADSMNEILSCGLSYVAIDGRRKDFDYAEVTVKSYLEILDAVKSRDKGLKEITERIKSDLMKISSGGITKGHYSRGV, via the coding sequence ATGAAAAACCGCCAGAACAATGCGACCAGAAATTCAGAAGACCTGAAAATCCCAGAGCTTTTAGCTCCTGTGGGCTCAAAGGAGGCTTTGTCAGCGGCTGTTGCAGCAGGAGCCGATGCAGTTTACCTGAGCGGAAGAAAGTTCGGAGCAAGAAAATTTGCCGAGAACTTTGACGAAGAAGGAATCATCGAAGCGATAGACTACTGCCATAAACGTGGGGTTAAGGTTTACATCACCCTTAATACGCTGATTTCAGACGCTGAAATGGCCGATGCCCTAAATGAGATGTATTTTTATTATGCTGCAGGAGCTGATGCCGTGCTCGTGCAGGATATGGGTCTTGTAAAGGCTTCGGGAGAGTGTATCCCGAAACTCACCCTCCATGCATCCACCCAGATGACTATAAACAACACACCCGGTGTTGTCCTTGCTTGCAGGATGAACCTTAAAAGGGTCGTTCTTTCAAGAGAGCTTTCTTCTTCAGGAATAAACCGGATATACCGTGATTCCGGGATATGCAGACCTGAGCTCGAGGTTTTTGTACACGGTGCCCTGTGTTTCTGCTATTCCGGCCAGTGCCTGCTTTCATCCCTTATCGGGGGACGGAGTGGAAACCGGGGTATGTGCGCCCAGCCGTGCAGAAAAAAATACTCCCTTGTCTATGGGAAATCAGGGTCTTACGGTAAAGTCTCTTCATATGACAATATAGTTTCACGCGGCCTTTACCTGATGTCACCCAAAGATTTGTGCGAATATGATAATCCGGGTATTCTTGGGAACCCTAATATAAGCTCCCTTAAAATTGAAGGGAGGATGAAATCTGCCGGTTATGTGGCGGTGGTTGTGTCGGTATACAGAAAAGCCCTTGATGAAATCAGTGCGAAAAGGTTTACACCTGCTCGAAAAGATCTGCAGAACCTTCTTTTTGCGTTCAACAGGGGGTTTACCGGCGGTTTTCTTGCAGATAAAAAAGGTATGTCCATGATGTCCGTAAAAAGGCCGGGAAACCTCGGCGTATATGTCGGAGAAATAACCTCCTGCGATTTACGGACAGGGAATACCGTAATTAAAATAAAAGGAGAAGTGGTGCCTGAAGTCGGTGATGGTCTTACCATAAGGAGCCGCAGTTCAGGCAGGGACAACGGGTTAACACTACGGCCTCCTTTTTCGTGCAAAAACATGCATCTCTCGTTCAGGATTTCATATCCGGTATATGCAGGAGACAAAGTATACATAACCAAAAGAAAGTCTGTTGAACTTCTTGCTGAGACTGTCGCAGGCAGTGAAGGGGGTGTGTACAAAAAAATCCCTGTTGAAGTTAATATATCCCTTGACGGGAACAGGCTGGTCGTAAAAGGCCGTGTAAAAATTTACGGGCATTGGCATGAGGTCTTTTGTTCAGCTTCATTTGAGATGGAGAAGGCGAGGAAAAGACCGGTACTAAAGGATGACCTTAAGAAAATATTTGAAAAAACCGGCGGGACGCAGTTTTTTTTGTCCTCTTTTAATATTGAGTACGGCGAAAACCTGTTCTCTCCACTGGGTCTTCTGAATGAGTTAAGAAGGGATTTCTATGCCTCAGTAGAAAAAAAGGCCGTTGATATTCTCAGGCCGTCCGTGGAAGACTCTGAAAGAGCGGCGAGTAATGTGAAGTCATTTGTAGCAGGCCTGAAAAAATATGGGAACAGACCTGCTAAAGAAGTATTCCTTTCGTTTTATGCAGGGAATACTGAATCTGTACGGGGGGCCGTCTGCGGCGGGTGCAAAAGAGTCTATTTTGAACCTGACATCGTCATAAGCCGCGAGAATTCTACAAATGTTCTTATCGATCTGCTTAAAAGTGCGGCTGAAATCTGCGAAAAAGATAGGGTCTTACTTTTCTGGAAGTGGCCCCGTATTACAGACGATTCCTACATAGAATTTGGACTTGACGTACTTGGAAAGCTGCCCTGCGGCCTGATAGCGGGTGTCATGGCCGAAAGCTTTGGGGCTGCCTATGTCATAAAACAGAAATTTCCCGGGATCACTGTATACGGATCAGCCGGCCTGAACATCTTCAATTCCCTTGCGGCTGTGAGTGCATCGTCTCTCTTTGAAGGGGTGACACTCTCGCAGGAGCTTTCATATGAAGGGGTCAGGGAGCTTCTTGGAAGAATTCCTGATGACTCCGGGATAGAAACGGAATTAATCGTCCAGGGTGAAGTCGAAGTGATGGTTACAGAACATAACCTCGTTTGCAACACGCTGGATGCAATGAAAAAATCCTCAAAAGAGCCCTTTGGTGATGGCGTTTCATTTGCTCTCCGTGACGAAATAGGGCAGTTCTTCCCTGTTTATACTGACATGCAGGGGAGAACTCATATCTACAACTCCCGCGAGACGTGTCTTGCAGACTCTATGAATGAGATTTTGTCCTGCGGTCTTTCTTACGTTGCAATAGACGGGAGAAGGAAAGACTTTGATTATGCAGAAGTAACCGTTAAATCATATCTGGAGATCCTGGATGCCGTTAAATCCAGAGATAAGGGTTTGAAAGAAATAACTGAAAGAATAAAGTCAGACCTTATGAAAATATCTTCAGGCGGAATTACAAAAGGTCATTACAGCAGGGGTGTTTAG
- the fdhD gene encoding formate dehydrogenase accessory sulfurtransferase FdhD: MFLENVEAHRVTGNCAEEITDPVAAEDLVTIYVNNETVSVQVASISDLRELGAGFVVSEGISDKIISSEAERNNVYVYTKEPDISGLQKDTGSSGGTEYISSPKKVSSGIKVCSEDIIHATKEIVSDVWKKTGGVHCSVLFRDGQTLCKMSDVGRHNTLDKIIGYAVLNGIETCGCYVGCTGRQPAGMVKKCANAGIPLIISKAAATVSGIKTAEKAGITLICFARGDRYTIYTNPWRVCGIDYRR, encoded by the coding sequence ATGTTTCTGGAAAATGTAGAAGCCCACAGGGTTACAGGCAACTGCGCGGAGGAGATAACTGATCCAGTCGCAGCTGAAGATCTTGTTACAATATACGTCAACAACGAGACAGTATCTGTCCAGGTGGCAAGCATCTCGGATTTAAGGGAGCTTGGTGCGGGATTTGTCGTTTCGGAAGGGATATCGGATAAAATAATCTCGTCTGAAGCGGAAAGAAACAATGTTTACGTGTACACGAAAGAGCCTGATATTTCTGGTTTGCAGAAAGATACCGGCTCCTCAGGTGGAACGGAGTATATCAGTTCCCCTAAAAAGGTTTCATCCGGAATAAAAGTCTGTTCTGAGGACATAATTCATGCGACAAAAGAAATAGTATCCGATGTCTGGAAAAAGACCGGCGGAGTACACTGCTCAGTTCTCTTCCGGGACGGACAAACACTGTGCAAAATGTCTGATGTAGGAAGACACAACACTCTTGACAAAATTATAGGCTACGCGGTTTTAAACGGAATAGAAACATGCGGGTGCTACGTGGGCTGCACCGGAAGACAGCCTGCCGGAATGGTCAAAAAGTGTGCAAACGCCGGAATACCTCTTATAATATCAAAGGCCGCAGCAACAGTCAGCGGGATTAAAACAGCTGAAAAGGCAGGAATTACTCTTATCTGCTTTGCCAGGGGAGACAGGTACACAATTTATACAAACCCCTGGAGAGTCTGTGGAATTGACTACAGGCGATAA
- a CDS encoding DUF1894 domain-containing protein encodes MMLNRCVNKLQPDLIKEETTPDEAIEYIKRNTSEMYEMPEGFTIKGISILGKPPLYVGLKLKRKEIVFYFKKPCFGTYLMKVKGNDEDLAKIREEGKRIK; translated from the coding sequence ATGATGTTAAACAGATGCGTAAACAAACTTCAGCCGGACTTAATCAAGGAAGAGACGACACCCGACGAGGCAATTGAATACATTAAGCGCAATACATCTGAAATGTATGAAATGCCCGAAGGCTTTACCATAAAGGGAATCTCGATTCTCGGCAAACCTCCGTTATACGTTGGCCTGAAACTTAAAAGAAAGGAGATTGTCTTTTATTTTAAAAAACCGTGCTTCGGAACATACCTTATGAAAGTCAAAGGAAATGACGAAGATCTTGCAAAAATCAGGGAAGAGGGAAAGAGAATAAAGTAA